Below is a window of Thermodesulfobium sp. 4217-1 DNA.
ACAACCTAAACCAATAGCTGAAACCTCAAGTTCAGATCCCAATTTACGTTTTTTCATTTTAAAGCCTCCTAAATCTGTAATTTGAAATGAAGACAATTTTATTTACAAACTTTACTTAGGTTAACTTTAACACTTAGAGTTAACTCAATGTCAATGGAGAAAGTTTAAGTCTCAAGATTGTTACAATTTTAGCTCCATAAATATTGCGCCCTTTATTGGGTTATATCTGTATGGCTCAATTTCATAAAAACCTAAGGCTCTATATAATTTGATAGCAGCCCTCATATCAGACACGCTATCAAGCCTCATAAAAGAATAGCCAATTTCTTTCGCTATGGATATGATCCTTATAGACAGCTCCTTGCCTATACCCTCTCCCCTGTAATCTGGTCTTACATAAAGTCTCTTCATCTCGCAAAATATATCATCAATCTTTCTCAATGCCACACAGCCGCCATATTCTTCATCAAGTTTTGCAAGTAATATTGCCCCATTTGGCTCACAATACTCACCTGGCAAATTAGCAATCTCATCTCTAAAATTCTGAAAATCTAAATCAAAATTCAAAGAAGCAGCATATTCTTTAAATAAATCTCTTACACTTCCGAGGTCTTCAGGAAATATTGGCTTGATAATATCTAACATCTTGTTAATCTATCAACCAAGTTTTTGTGATCTGGAAACTCATTTAGCAACTTATCACG
It encodes the following:
- a CDS encoding GNAT family N-acetyltransferase — translated: MLDIIKPIFPEDLGSVRDLFKEYAASLNFDLDFQNFRDEIANLPGEYCEPNGAILLAKLDEEYGGCVALRKIDDIFCEMKRLYVRPDYRGEGIGKELSIRIISIAKEIGYSFMRLDSVSDMRAAIKLYRALGFYEIEPYRYNPIKGAIFMELKL